The Miscanthus floridulus cultivar M001 chromosome 7, ASM1932011v1, whole genome shotgun sequence genome includes a region encoding these proteins:
- the LOC136462884 gene encoding SUN domain-containing protein 2-like isoform X1, protein MSASTAAIPTANTNGNHALSSDSHSSQDARRRTAGITRRKALPPILLAKIPSNDLSHTIVGESVLDKSKYSSEARKDMVASAAAERQNKSTTDVVASAAAVRQKKSPTKQEKAKWVTALSVLVKLCLLISATAWMGQVFWRWQSGELSFTTLDMENRLSKVEGFKKTAKMLQLQLDVLDKKLGNEIDKAKRDIAKQFEDKGNKIEKKMKTLEDKTDKLDKSLAELSDMGFLSKNEFEEILSQLKKKKGFGGTDDEISLDDIRLYAKEVVEMEIARHSADGLGMVDYALGSGGAKVASHSEPFMNGKNYLPGRSIVHTTAQKMLEPSFGQPGECFALKGSSGFVKVKLRTGIIPEAVTLEHVDKSVAYDRSSAPKDFQVRGWYQGSHDDSEKDSNVMAALGEFSYDLDKSNAQTFQLERTADSRVVNMVQLDFSSNHGNLELTCIYRFRVHGRDPGSLNIGG, encoded by the exons ATGTCAGCTTCTACTGCTGCAATTCCTACTGCGAATACAAATGGAAACCATGCGTTAAGTTCGGACTCGCATTCTAGCCAAGATGCTAGGCGGCGAACAGCTGGTATTACAAGAAGAAAAGCCTTGCCTCCGATTCTTCTTGCAAAAATTCCTAGCAATGATCTGAGTCATACTATCGTTGGAGAATCAGTTCTTGACAAGTCAAAATATTCTTCCGAAGCAAGAAAAGATATGGTTGCTTCAGCAGCTGCTGAACGTCAAAACAAAAGCACTACAGATGTGGTTGCTTCAGCAGCTGCTGTACGCCAAAAGAAAAGCCCTACTAAACAAGAAAAGGCCAAGTGGGTAACTGCCTTAAGTGTGCTTGTGAAGCTGTGTCTTCTTATTTCAGCTACTGCTTGGATGGGGCAGGTGTTCTGGAGATGGCAAAGTGGTGAATTATCATTTACAACACTGGATATGGAGAACAGGCTATCCAAGGTGGAAGGATTCAAGAAAACGGCCAAGATGCTTCAGCTACAGTTGGATGTTTTGGATAAGAAGCTAGGAAATGAGATTGACAAAGCAAAAAGGGATATCGCTAAGCAATTTGAGGATAAGGGTAATAAGATAGAGAAAAAGATGAAGACTTTGGAAGACAAAACTGACAAGTTGGATAAGTCACTGGCTGAGCTTAGTGACATGGGATTCCTTTCTAAAAATGAGTTTGAAGAGATTTTGAGCCAGTTGAAGAAAAAGAAGGGATTCGGTGGTACAGACGATGAAATAAGCTTGGATGATATAAGGCTATATGCCAAAGAGGTAGTTGAGATGGAGATAGCAAGGCATTCCGCAGATGGCCTTGGTATGGTGGATTATGCATTGGGATCTGGTGGTGCTAAAGTGGCAAGTCACTCAGAACCTTTCATGAATGGCAAGAACTATTTACCTGGTCGAAGCATTGTGCACACAACAGCCCAAAAGATGCTGGAGCCAAGTTTTGGGCAGCCAGGAGAGTGTTTTGCACTGAAAGGAAGTAGTGGGTTTGTGAAGGTGAAGCTAAGAACAGGAATAATTCCTGAGGCGGTCACTCTAGAACATGTTGACAAG AGTGTGGCCTATGATAGATCAAGTGCTCCAAAGGATTTCCAGGTCCGTGGATGGTACCAAGGATCACATGATGATTCAGAAAAGGATTCAAATGTGATGGCTGCTTTAGGAGAGTTCTCTTATGACCTTGACAAAAGCAATGCTCAGACCTTCCAACTAGAGAGAACTGCTGATTCACGTGTTGTCAACATGGTTCAGCTCGACTTCTCCTCAAACCATGGGAACTTGGAACTTACATGCATCTATCGCTTCAGGGTGCATGGCAGAGATCCCGGCTCCCTCAACATTGGAGGATGA
- the LOC136462884 gene encoding SUN domain-containing protein 2-like isoform X2, with product MSASTAAIPTANTNGNHALSSDSHSSQDARRRTAGITRRKALPPILLAKIPSNDLSHTIVGESVLDKSKYSSEARKDMVASAAAERQNKSTTDVVASAAAVRQKKSPTKQEKAKWVTALSVLVKLCLLISATAWMGQVFWRWQSGELSFTTLDMENRLSKVEGFKKTAKMLQLQLDVLDKKLGNEIDKAKRDIAKQFEDKGNKIEKKMKTLEDKTDKLDKSLAELSDMGFLSKNEFEEILSQLKKKKGFGGTDDEISLDDIRLYAKEVVEMEIARHSADGLGMVDYALGSGGAKVASHSEPFMNGKNYLPGRSIVHTTAQKMLEPSFGQPGECFALKGSSGFVKVKLRTGIIPEAVTLEHVDKVFPKGGPGASGRVLPPVTGRSRVRVAVSSHCTGEGKACH from the exons ATGTCAGCTTCTACTGCTGCAATTCCTACTGCGAATACAAATGGAAACCATGCGTTAAGTTCGGACTCGCATTCTAGCCAAGATGCTAGGCGGCGAACAGCTGGTATTACAAGAAGAAAAGCCTTGCCTCCGATTCTTCTTGCAAAAATTCCTAGCAATGATCTGAGTCATACTATCGTTGGAGAATCAGTTCTTGACAAGTCAAAATATTCTTCCGAAGCAAGAAAAGATATGGTTGCTTCAGCAGCTGCTGAACGTCAAAACAAAAGCACTACAGATGTGGTTGCTTCAGCAGCTGCTGTACGCCAAAAGAAAAGCCCTACTAAACAAGAAAAGGCCAAGTGGGTAACTGCCTTAAGTGTGCTTGTGAAGCTGTGTCTTCTTATTTCAGCTACTGCTTGGATGGGGCAGGTGTTCTGGAGATGGCAAAGTGGTGAATTATCATTTACAACACTGGATATGGAGAACAGGCTATCCAAGGTGGAAGGATTCAAGAAAACGGCCAAGATGCTTCAGCTACAGTTGGATGTTTTGGATAAGAAGCTAGGAAATGAGATTGACAAAGCAAAAAGGGATATCGCTAAGCAATTTGAGGATAAGGGTAATAAGATAGAGAAAAAGATGAAGACTTTGGAAGACAAAACTGACAAGTTGGATAAGTCACTGGCTGAGCTTAGTGACATGGGATTCCTTTCTAAAAATGAGTTTGAAGAGATTTTGAGCCAGTTGAAGAAAAAGAAGGGATTCGGTGGTACAGACGATGAAATAAGCTTGGATGATATAAGGCTATATGCCAAAGAGGTAGTTGAGATGGAGATAGCAAGGCATTCCGCAGATGGCCTTGGTATGGTGGATTATGCATTGGGATCTGGTGGTGCTAAAGTGGCAAGTCACTCAGAACCTTTCATGAATGGCAAGAACTATTTACCTGGTCGAAGCATTGTGCACACAACAGCCCAAAAGATGCTGGAGCCAAGTTTTGGGCAGCCAGGAGAGTGTTTTGCACTGAAAGGAAGTAGTGGGTTTGTGAAGGTGAAGCTAAGAACAGGAATAATTCCTGAGGCGGTCACTCTAGAACATGTTGACAAG GTATTtccgaagggcgggcctggtgcaagcggtagagtcttaccgcctgtgaccggaaggtcccgggttcgagtcgcggtctcctcgcattgcacaggcgagggtaaggcttgccactga